TTACTTGGAGGGCGGGGCCGTGTGGGCCATCGAGCGCCATGCCGACAAAGCGGTCATTCTTGAGAGACTTGAGCAGGTGCCGGACATTTGTGGCGCCGTGCGTGTCGGATCCGCGAGTGACTTCGTAATGGAGTTGCTTAGCTGCCTGGGCGAAAAATTCCCCGTCGTTTGATTCCGAGACGAGGATGTGCACGTTCTTATCCTTGAAAGCGGCAGTGCTTGCGAGCAGGTCCTTGTGCCAAAGTCCGAGGATTCCCGGTCGAAAGTCGTCGGGCACGCGCAGGCGGATGCGGAGGCTCCTCATCCAGAGGGCTCCGAGCGTCGCGAGCAATTTTGTCTTCAAGGAGGTCGATTTCACGGACAAAAAAATAGGTAATGGCACGAGGGTAAATGA
This Fibrobacter sp. UBA4297 DNA region includes the following protein-coding sequences:
- a CDS encoding lysophospholipid acyltransferase family protein; this translates as MKTKLLATLGALWMRSLRIRLRVPDDFRPGILGLWHKDLLASTAAFKDKNVHILVSESNDGEFFAQAAKQLHYEVTRGSDTHGATNVRHLLKSLKNDRFVGMALDGPHGPALQVKPGSLWLSKASGRPLWLFCIKYGKHFRLNGWDNFIIPLPLTAIDIEIKYLLPENNSK